A single Cottoperca gobio chromosome 3, fCotGob3.1, whole genome shotgun sequence DNA region contains:
- the furina gene encoding furin (paired basic amino acid cleaving enzyme) a: MASGPPCPSVGRRLGLKELLLGPLLVLLVSGLEPVLCQKVYTNTWAVHIPGGLEEADRIASKHSFLNYGHVFGDYYHFRHRTVVKRSLSDHRGTQVRLQRDPKVTWAEQQVSKRRKKRDVFQEPLDPKFRDQWYLYNSNHRDLNAKSAWQLGYTGKGVVVSILDDGIEKNHPDLMQNYDPDASYDVNDGDPDPQPRYTQLNDNRHGTRCAGEVAAVANNGICGVGVAYNAKIGGVRMLDGEVTDMVEAQSLSLNPQHIDVYSASWGPEDDGKTVDGPAKLAKEAFLRGVTEGRSGLGSIFVWASGNGGREMDSCNCDGYTNSIYTLSISSSTQNGNVPWYSEACSSTLATTYSSGNPKEKQIVTTDLKSKCTDSHTGTSASAPLAAGIIALALEANKNLTWRDMQHLVVRTSHPAHLLTNDWRTNGVGRKVSHSYGYGLLDASAIVSLAETWTNVRPQRKCVITMVCEPRNIGSHLSINMSVDACTGTDSYVTSLEHVQARLTLSYNRRGNLAIHLISPAGTRSTLLHPRPHDYSSEGFNDWAFMTTHSWDETPTGTWMLEIENVAGASDYGTLTQFILVLYGTGSASSSSSAKAQPVDDYCKTLDLRQICIECNSGHFLFQQGCVKECPAGFSVGSQPLNYTVGNFMLPASVPSCLPCPPSCLTCSSLSPQACLSCPPHNSLDPISGACLHLNQYMRHTPRNFMVGQENPGMQLQLSSRLPITIAVLSCMAIIATFAGTFLLLQLRSGALIKLPSLEAGGGLGSSFSLGGNRVVSYRGIPTVWGDDGINTDSDNEDFDVHNERTAFIKTQSAL; encoded by the exons GTATTTGGTGATTATTATCACTTCCGGCATCGTACAGTGGTGAAGAGATCGCTGTCTGATCACAGAGGGACACAAGTCCGTCTTCAAAGAGATCCAAAG GTGACCTGGGCCGAGCAACAAGTGTCGAAACGGAGGAAAAAGAGGGATGTCTTCCAAGAACCGTTGGATCCCAAATTCAGAGACCAGTGGTACCTG TACAACAGCAACCACCGTGACTTGAATGCCAAATCTGCGTGGCAGTTGGGCTACACAGGTAAAGGGGTGGTGGTGTCCATCCTGGATGATGGAATAGAGAAGAACCATCCTGACTTAATGCAGAACTAT GACCCAGATGCCAGCTACGATGTCAATGATGGCGACCCAGATCCTCAGCCTCGATACACGCAGCTTAATGACAACAG GCATGGAACACGATGTGCAGGAGAAGTGGCAGCGGTAGCCAACAATGGGATCTGTGGAGTCGGTGTGGCCTACAATGCCAAGATTGGAG GTGTGCGTATGCTGGACGGTGAGGTGACTGACATGGTGGAGGCCCAGTCCCTCAGTCTAAATCCCCAACACATCGACGTCTACAGCGCCAGCTGGGGCCCAGAGGATGACGGCAAAACTGTCGACGGACCTGCCAAACTCGCCAAAGAAGCTTTTCTGCGAGGAGTTACagag GGTCGTAGTGGTTTGGGCTCCATCTTTGTGTGGGCTTCTGggaatggagggagggagatggacAGCTGTAACTGCGACGGCTACACCAACAGCATCTACACCCTGTCCATCAGCAGCTCCACCCAGAACGGCAACGTCCCCTGGTACAGCGAGGCTTGCTCCTCCACCCTCGCCACCACCTATAGCTCGGGGAACCCTAAGGAGAAACAGATA GTGACTACAGACCTCAAATCAAAATGCACAGACTCCCACACAGGCACCTCTGCCTCCGCGCCGCTGGCTGCCGGGATCATCGCTCTTGCCCTTGAGGCCAA TAAAAATCTGACCTGGAGGGACATGCAACATCTGGTTGTACGAACTTCTCACCCTGCCCACCTGCTCACCAACGACTGGAGAACCAATGGGGTTGGGCGCAAAG TTAGCCATTCCTATGGATACGGTCTACTTGATGCCAGTGCAATTGTATCGCTGGCTGAAACGTGGACTAATGTGAGGCCACAGCGGAAATGTGTGATCACAATGGTCTGTGAGCCAAG GAACATTGGCAGCCATTTGTCGATTAACATGAGTGTGGACGCCTGCACGGGGACAGACAGTTACGTGACCTCATTAGAGCACGTCCAGGCCCGGCTCACCCTGTCATACAACCGCAGGGGAAACCTGGCCATTCACCTCATTAGTCCTGCCGGCACACGCTCCACTCTGCTCCACCCCAG GCCTCACGACTACTCATCAGAGGGTTTTAACGACTGGGCTTTCATGACCACCCACTCCTGGGACGAGACGCCCACCGGGACATGGATGCTGGAGATCGAGAACGTGGCTGGTGCCAGTGACTATG GCACTCTGACCCAGTTCATCCTGGTGCTGTATGGCACCGGCTCAGCATCTTCCAGCTCCTCTGCAAAGGCTCAGCCTGTCGATGACTACTGTAAAACCTTGGACCTGAGGCAGATATGCATCG AGTGCAACTCCGGCCACTTCCTCTTTCAGCAGGGCTGTGTGAAAGAATGTCCAGCAGGCTTCTCAGTGGGCTCCCAGCCCCTCAACTACACAGTGGGAAACTTTATGCTACCAGCTTCCGTCCCATCCTGTCTGCCCTGCCCACCGTCCTGCCTGACCTGCAGCAGCCTCAGCCCTCAGGCCTGCCTGTCCTGCCCCCCTCACAACTCCCTGGACCCCATCTCTGGCGCCTGCCTGCACCTCAACCAGTACATGCGCCATACCCCTCGCAACTTCATGGTGGGCCAGGAGAACCCGGGAATGCAGCTCCAGTTGAGCTCCCGGCTGCCCATCACCATCGCCGTGCTCAGCTGCATGGCCATCATCGCCACCTTCGCCGgcaccttcctgctgctgcagctgcgcTCTGGCGCACTCATCAAGCTGCCCTCTCTGGAGGCTGGCGGCGGCCTCGGGAGTAGTTTCAGCCTCGGGGGAAATAGGGTGGTGTCGTACCGCGGCATCCCGACAGTGTGGGGGGATGATGGGATAAATACGGACTCTGATAACGAAGATTTTGACGTCCATAATGAGAGGACTGCCTTTATCAAAACACAAAGTGCTCTTTAA